The region AGCGCCTCGCCCCGAAGCTGTAGCGACATACGCCCGTGGTGACCACTGAGCATTTCTATACTACTTTGTTTTGACGGTGCTTGACCTTGAACGATCAGCTCCAGCCCCTGCCAGACATTATTTCGATCAAGTAAATCTTTCCACCAATAGTGTGCCACTTGGCTCTCCGTGGTTTATTTGCAAATAGGTTAAGGCAAACAAGATTCAACCATTCGGAATAATCGATGTCCAGCTTCAGCATTTTGGCTCAAAGGTTTCCTGTTTGAATTCGGGAGAAAAATGGGTTTGATTCGTTATCCGTTACCTCAATGCTCTGCTGTTACGTCAGGGCACATCCTCAGCGTGCTGCCTGAATGGTTCACTGACAAAGTTTCCAGCTGTGTCCAGGCCGAACGCAGATAATCCTCCGACCATGTGATTTTGGTGGTAAACCAACTTTTGGCAACCATTTTGAAAGCGCGGATAGTTTTACGTTGCGGATTTTTGAGTCGTTAAGAGATATTTGGGGTCACTTCGCCATCGAACCAACGTGACCCCAAATCTGACCACCACATTCATCCGATGCGGGATGAAAATGGAATGTACATCGGGAACAATTTTCAGATGGAACGTATTGAATACAATGCTAAAAGCAAAAATCCCACTTAAGTTTCCTTAAGCGGGATTTTCTAATTTGGCTCCTCTGACTGGACTCGAACTTCATCTGTATCTCCTGTTATTAATGGTTTAGCGTAAATGATGTGATTTTTTACCAGTATTTTTACCATCATTATTTAATCTATTCACATAAAATGTCAATTAAAAACAATTGATTGTTGTCATAACGTGTTGTCTATTACTGATTGTGCAAGGTTTGATGTTAAACATCATGTTGTCAGTGTTTTTATGGTATTTTTCATTAAAAACAATTAATTATGAAATTATAAATCAATTTTTTACTTTGAATAGATAAGGATCGTTTATTGCTTCTGGAAGAACAGAACCTGCTACGACAAAGCGAAATATTTTCTGGCACTTGAAGTGCGACACTCGCTCCTATTTACGCCATAAAAAGCTTGTCGAATGCCTCAGGGCGTGAAGCGGACATCATTCCTTAGTCCATTAGAAGAGGGGGGGTGAGAGAGGATTATCGCTAAGTAAATTATGACGAAACCCTTCGTGGAGATTAAGGGTATAACGCCACATTCCGGTTTGAGTTAACGCTACTCATAGATGTTAGGATAAAGCAAGGGACGATTATCATGAAGCAATTTGAGAATCGAGGTGAGCTGAAAATTCTTATTGACATCATTATAAAATTCTTTGTATTTTTATCGACTAACCTACCCGCCAAATGGTGTTTCGTGAGTACAATGCACAGTTTAAAGAGTTTAGCCGAACTGGAACTGCAGATCGATAAACGTATTAAAGAATTTGAAAAAAAAAGAATAGAAAACCAAAAAAATAATAAGCTCTTCTCTATCTCTCAAATATTTCTAAGTGCCATCACAACTCTACTTATAGCCATCAATGCTGAGAAATCTATATTTTTTTTAACTGTAATAACCCTCATTACGAGCTCACTGGCTGGCATTGCTGGGCAATTATTAAGTAAGTTCATGTACCAAGAAAGAATGGCTATGAACATTGCAACAATTTGCTCTCTTTATGAATTACGCCATACCATTACTATGGCTAAAAGGATGGAAGAAGATGACGAAGTCTATAAAATAAAGATAGAAAATGTTGTTCTATATCAGGAGCAATATCAAAACATATTGAATTCAGCTAATGGACAGTGGCAGCATCATATCAAAAACTCTAAAAGCACGGAAAAATGAAATTTTTCTCCAAAGTTCTCACGTTGAATAAGATTCACATCATAGATAATATTATTGGCAATTCCAATAATGGAAGTTTAAAGGCTGATTATTTTAATGCTGGCTTTCCAGTTGGAAATCCGCCTCTTCTAAGAGGTTCAATCGTTATAGAGTTAAATGAGAGTTTCTTAACTGACAATGCTGATTTTTTTAATATGGGCAGCCCAGTTGACACCGGGAGTATTAAGTGTGGGTTTCTCAGACCAAATTATGATAACGATCTTTTCCTTAAGATGGTCACCTGCGATTACCAGAGATTTCATTTTTTAATATCAGATCTTTTTAATACCCCCGCTCCTTCACTAAAGAATTTAAACGATCATGTATCTTGCCAAACTTTAAGGCCGGTCTTGGAAAAACATTTCCCAACATCCGTAATAGAGTTTATGTACAGCACAGATAACCCACATGCTCGGCTTTTCGAATTTTGTTTGAATTCAGGCTATTTAATTAAAGAGAAACACATAAGAAAATTATTTATACCGAACACTTACTCTTCTAACCCTAAGGTAAGAAGGTTAAGTATTTTACTTAAGGATAAATTTTTCAAGTACAACCCTAAATATGGAATAGAGGGAAGGGAATATTGATGTCATTATTCTATGTGGTTGGTGCATATGAAGATTATAAGTTTGATGTTTTTCCATCGCATATATCTCCCATAATTGCAGAGTTCCATATGGGCCAATACAGGCGATGGGCATATCGAATTGAAACACCTTATAAAATAACACCTACTCATGCTGTTGGTGTGTTTTATGATTCTATCCAGAAAATGTTCCCTTATTTAACTTACAGCCTTGTGACTCCTGTGGAGTTAAGACAAGACTCGCAAGTGATAGCGATATCAAAAGATAGGTTGATAGTTGAACATAGGAATTATGTTTTATGCATAAGGATTTTTATAGAGGCTATTAAAAACATGAGGAATCCTTGGTTTATATATCGATCGTTCCTTTCGATAAAGAACTCTTTAAATTAAATTTATTATCTGAGATGTACTGCATTCGTTTAAAATATTAATAGCATCTAATGCCTGCTGTTGGCACTTAGTGGAAGAACAATTTAGGTCCCGAATGAATTCGGGACTATTTTGTGATCAGGAAATATTCGCTGGTGATGGAAGATCAGGTAAAACGATTGAGTAAACAAGCGATTTGACCAAGCAACATGCGAGATATGAGGGAAATCATATTCAATTCATCAAGACCCCATCTTGAGATTCCTGATATTTTTTCTTTCTCTATGCTATTGAATGCGTTAACTTTATCTCTACAAAAAATTTCTGTAGAGAAAACAATGACAAAAAAGATGCCTAAAGCGGAGATTGTAGAAGCACTAACCGAATGGTTTGATGTAAGCCGTTACGATGTGCTTAAAGATTTATCGCTAGAACAAATCTATGCCGAGCTGGAAAGACGGATCTTTGCCTATAAAGCAAGACAACAGTGGGAAACTGCAGGTGAAGATAACCAAATGCTGGCGATATACCATGATGCCCTGATCCGTTCTGGTAAGGTTATACATGAGGCTAAATGGGTCTCTGATAGCCATATGCTGTCTCATAGCTATGCTGTAAGGCCAATAACAAGGACTTCGTTGTTCAACTATGGGCGGGCGATGTACCGTCTGGAAAACAACATTGCTAAAGATGATGTTTCAGTGAGTTCGGAATACATATCTGAATACCTGAAGCAGGGCGGATTGAACCCTACCAACAAGATGCTGATCGAAAT is a window of Pectobacterium punjabense DNA encoding:
- a CDS encoding SLATT domain-containing protein encodes the protein MKQFENRGELKILIDIIIKFFVFLSTNLPAKWCFVSTMHSLKSLAELELQIDKRIKEFEKKRIENQKNNKLFSISQIFLSAITTLLIAINAEKSIFFLTVITLITSSLAGIAGQLLSKFMYQERMAMNIATICSLYELRHTITMAKRMEEDDEVYKIKIENVVLYQEQYQNILNSANGQWQHHIKNSKSTEK